Within Metabacillus sp. KUDC1714, the genomic segment ACCTCCACTTATTGAAGGTTTACTTTATATGATATATTATTCCATCAGCTGTCTCGCTTCCATAAACAACGCTTGGATAAATTTTTTCATGTTAATGCGGCTCTGGTTGCTTGCCTTTTCGCTTTTGTCATCCAGCTCCAGCATTTTTTTGCGGACTTCCGAGAAATCAAAAAATGTGGAAGAATAGGCTTCGAATTTTGGATTCATATAATCCGTCAATCCTAATGAAGCGATATGGATGAGCGCCTGGTAAAGAGCGCGGCGGACACGCTGCTCAGAAGCTTTCATTTCCTTCTGGATGTCGGCCTCTTTCACTCGATCTCCTAGCTTTTCAGCAGCGATGCCTGCAAAAATATCCTTTAAAGATGGAAACGTATAGGCAGAACCGAGTCTTTGCTTTTCATTTTGGAGGAATTCTAAAATTTTTAGTAAATCCTCGCTTCCCCCTTCTCCAATCATACCTAAATCTGAAATTAAGGGACGTCCGGCTTCAATAATATTTTTTGTATGATAGGAGGACACGAACGGAGACTGCGGTTGGCCTGTAAATAAGTTCAATGATTCTTGAATGCCTCGCATTGATTGTTCCAACAGAACCTGCTTGTTTACTTTTTTTAATATGCATGCAATTTCAAGATGGTTCAGCGGTTTTGTAATGTAGTATTCCGCCCCTAAACGGTACGCCTCTCCGATCAGTTCCTTCGTTTCTACTTGAGAAATCATCACAAACTTTCCTTGAAATCCATCAGCAAGAGCCCGGATCGTTTCAATTCCGTCCCTTATTGGCATGAGCAAATCAATTAAGACAACGTCTGCTTTTTTTAATGACAACAAGCCATTATCCACTAACGATCCGTCCTCCGCTTCTCCCACCACGGTTCCTAAATCTTCGTCTTCAATCATTTCAATCAGCATTGCTCGAATGGCAATATCGTCATCTATAATGAAATAATTCATCTCGCTAACCCTTTCTCGATCATCGCATTCATTGGAATTTCTAAGATAAATACAGTTTCTTTATGGTTATCCATAAGCCTGATATGTCCTCCCCATTTTTCAACCGTTTGTTTCACATACGATAAACCGATACCCGTCGAAGGGTTTCCAGCCGCATCAAATTTCTTTGTAAAGCCTTCTGTGAAAATGACTTCCTTCAGTCTAGGTGCAATGCCGGGGCCATTGTCACTGACGCAAAACTCCACGAATTGATCTTTCCTTTTCACATGCAGCGATACGTATCCCTCTTCTTTAATGGCTTCCACGGCATTGGCTAACAAATTATTGATTAATGATAATACCATGTATACATGGTAAGGCGGATGGTCCCCATCTACATGCAAGGAAAATGAAACATCTTTGCAGTTAGACTCTGCATATCGTCTATTGGACACGATCATAATGTTACCAAGCTCTTCGATTGTCATATAATCTTGTAGGTTTTTGGAAGCCATGAGTTCCGACACCCCTGCATAAATCCGCTGGTTATCTTTTTTGATCTCATGGACAAGACCGGCAATCTGCAGTGCCGTTTGCGCATCATGGCCGCTTTCCTCCCGTGATTTTAACCGGCGATAAAAATCATAACACATGCTGGTGATTTCTTCCGCATTTAGCATCGTTTTCTTCAGTTGAACCGATTCTTCATACAAATTTGAAATGAAAAGCAGCATTTGCTCCTTTTGCTTGCGTTGCTCTTCTTCTGCGAATTTTGCTTCTCTCAGCTTGAAAATATTAAAAAAGCCGAGAACGAAAAAGCTTCGAATAAAGGCAATGAAAACGAGTTGTTCAATGGTCAGCAAGGTTATGTCTTGATTTGCCAGGAAAGAACGGATCGCCATTTCCGATACGCTTGCAAAAAGCTCGATCAATACCCCTAAAAGCCCGATTATAAACGGCTGATCATGCCGTTCGTTCAATTTCGTCAAATGAAATACGAACGCGTACATGACGTAATAGAAGAAGGCGGGAAAATGAAGATACATCGCTTCCTCAACAGATATGTCTCGTATCCCAACAGCCAGCAAAAAACGTAAAACAAACACACTTAACCCCGTTAAAATGCCTGCAATATTCGGATGAATCCTTCTCCCCCACAGCAAAAACAAGAAAAAGACAGGCGTCCCCAAACTGACTCTGAATGTATCGTCGAATGGATAAAACTTGAATTCACCCGCAAGAGGCACTGCAATCATCATTAATAGTAAAATCCTTATACGCTCTTTCAATACAGTCCCTCCCCAGTCACTATATAAAAACATAACACATTGTACTAATGGTAAAAAAGGGGAAAGGGTTTTGACTAAAATTTTTAATTTTCCTATTTGCCCTTGTGGGTTTCAGTAGGTTTTAGTTGGTTTTAGTGGGGTTGAGTATAAACTAAGATAAATAATAATGAAAGCGTTAACAAAAAACAACTAACATTAGGGGGGAATTTATTTGAAAAAGTTTGGATTAGCTACACAAATTTTTGTTGCACTTATACTAGGTATTTCTGTCGGTGCAGTATTTCACGGGAATGAAACAGTCATGGTCATTATGGAGCCGATTGGAGACATTTTTATTCATTTAATTAAGATGATTGTCGTTCCGATTGTCATTGCTGCATTAGTAGTCTCAATCGCAGGAGTCGGCGATATGAAAAAACTAGGGAAATTAGGCGGGAAGACCATTCTCTATTTTGAAATTGTCACCACAATCGCCATTGCTATTGGATTACTGGCGGCCAACTTGTTCCACCCGGGTTCTGGTTTAGATACAAGCAATCTTGAAAAAAGTGATATTTCAAATTATGAAGAAACGACGAAAACAGCTGAAAGCCAGGGTTTTGCGGAATCGATTGTTCATATTGTTCCGAAAAACATATTTGAATCCATGGCCCAGGGTGACTTGTTACCGATTATTTTCTTCTCTGTGTTTTTTGGTTTAGGAATTGCGGCAATAGGAGAAAAAGGAAAACCTGTCCTTGGCTTTTTTGAAGGTGTATTAGAAGCAATGTTTTGGGTGACAAACCAAGTGATGAAGTTTGCCCCGTTTGGTGTATTTGCACTGATCGGTGTAACTGTTGCTAAATTTGGCATTGTAACATTAATTCCATTAGGGAAATTAGTGCTTGCTGTTTATGTGACGATGGTATTTTTTGTGTTCGTCGTTCTTGGAATTATTGCGAAAATGTCCGGGACAAGCATTTTTGTTCTCTTGAAAGTGTTAAAAGACGAACTGATTTTGGCATTTACAACGGCAAGCTCAGAGGCTGTATTACCAAGGTTAATGGAAAAAATGGAGAAATTTGGCTGTCCAAAATCGATTACTTCATTTGTTATTCCAACAGGCTATACGTTTAATTTAGACGGTTCATCGATTTATCAAGCAATAGCTTCACTTTTCGTGGCACAAATGTATGGTATTGATCTATCAATTACACAACAGATAACGTTATTACTAGTATTAATGTTAACGTCAAAAGGAATGGCCGGCGTTCCGGGTGCGTCATTTGTTGTCATTTTAACAACACTTGGTTCTATGGGACTGCCACTCGAAGGAGTTGCGTTTATTGCCGGTATCGATCGTATTTTAGATATGGTACGAACAGCGGTTAATGTCGTTGGGAACTCATTAGCAGCAATTGTTATGTCAAAGTGGGAAGGCGAATTTAACCAAGAAAAAGCAAACCATTACGTTGATTCAATTAAACAGTCAGACGTAGCATAAACTTGCCTGAGGATAAAGGAGGAAACACTATGTCAACAATTAGAATAGGTCATAACGTACGCATTGAAAAAGATTTCTTAGGTTCAAAAGAAGTACCTGTAGATGCATACTATGGGGTCCAAACATTGCGTGCGGTCGAAAATTTTCCGATTACAGGCTATCGTATTCATGAAGAATTAATTAAA encodes:
- a CDS encoding response regulator, producing MNYFIIDDDIAIRAMLIEMIEDEDLGTVVGEAEDGSLVDNGLLSLKKADVVLIDLLMPIRDGIETIRALADGFQGKFVMISQVETKELIGEAYRLGAEYYITKPLNHLEIACILKKVNKQVLLEQSMRGIQESLNLFTGQPQSPFVSSYHTKNIIEAGRPLISDLGMIGEGGSEDLLKILEFLQNEKQRLGSAYTFPSLKDIFAGIAAEKLGDRVKEADIQKEMKASEQRVRRALYQALIHIASLGLTDYMNPKFEAYSSTFFDFSEVRKKMLELDDKSEKASNQSRINMKKFIQALFMEARQLME
- a CDS encoding sensor histidine kinase codes for the protein MKERIRILLLMMIAVPLAGEFKFYPFDDTFRVSLGTPVFFLFLLWGRRIHPNIAGILTGLSVFVLRFLLAVGIRDISVEEAMYLHFPAFFYYVMYAFVFHLTKLNERHDQPFIIGLLGVLIELFASVSEMAIRSFLANQDITLLTIEQLVFIAFIRSFFVLGFFNIFKLREAKFAEEEQRKQKEQMLLFISNLYEESVQLKKTMLNAEEITSMCYDFYRRLKSREESGHDAQTALQIAGLVHEIKKDNQRIYAGVSELMASKNLQDYMTIEELGNIMIVSNRRYAESNCKDVSFSLHVDGDHPPYHVYMVLSLINNLLANAVEAIKEEGYVSLHVKRKDQFVEFCVSDNGPGIAPRLKEVIFTEGFTKKFDAAGNPSTGIGLSYVKQTVEKWGGHIRLMDNHKETVFILEIPMNAMIEKGLAR
- a CDS encoding cation:dicarboxylate symporter family transporter → MKKFGLATQIFVALILGISVGAVFHGNETVMVIMEPIGDIFIHLIKMIVVPIVIAALVVSIAGVGDMKKLGKLGGKTILYFEIVTTIAIAIGLLAANLFHPGSGLDTSNLEKSDISNYEETTKTAESQGFAESIVHIVPKNIFESMAQGDLLPIIFFSVFFGLGIAAIGEKGKPVLGFFEGVLEAMFWVTNQVMKFAPFGVFALIGVTVAKFGIVTLIPLGKLVLAVYVTMVFFVFVVLGIIAKMSGTSIFVLLKVLKDELILAFTTASSEAVLPRLMEKMEKFGCPKSITSFVIPTGYTFNLDGSSIYQAIASLFVAQMYGIDLSITQQITLLLVLMLTSKGMAGVPGASFVVILTTLGSMGLPLEGVAFIAGIDRILDMVRTAVNVVGNSLAAIVMSKWEGEFNQEKANHYVDSIKQSDVA